A genomic region of Halobaculum lipolyticum contains the following coding sequences:
- a CDS encoding ABC transporter permease produces the protein MGPAGGFGRLGDLLDRDDDQPRVAVVLLAAGVAAAVLSPLIWLLVGAAELSAAEAVALLTSNTTGDVLVNSLALVGIVTAASVALGVPLAVLTVQTDLPFRRFWTVLAALPLVVPSYIGAFAYVSAFGPSGALPDLLTDVGLGAVVPLLPTVYGLGGTALVLTLFTYPYVFLTTRASLLSFDTTQLEAARTLNHSYPQAFRRVILPQIAPGVTAGALLVALYTLSDFGTPAIMRFDVFTRVIYVELNSFGVGRANATLLSMQLLAVTAVILALESRVSGDTAAGYGTPSSVKSVVSLGPVRWLAACLPAVVSVFTLALPVGILTMWLVRSGPGYSGGGLAFRPEFATNSVYVAVLTAAATVLFALPVAYYAGRSDSPLSKVVERATYLGYAMPGVVLGLALVFFSSRWLLDTFGPGAAQLVYQSLPLLVFAYVVRFLPQAVGSTRSSVLGVDRDLVGAARLLGEPPRGAFRRVTLPLISPGLLAGAALVFLTTMKELDTTLILHPTGFTTIVTYIWRVQEAGYYGRAALPALVLVAVSGLSMVPLLRGRDDD, from the coding sequence ATGGGTCCCGCGGGGGGCTTCGGACGGCTGGGCGACCTGCTCGACCGCGACGACGACCAGCCCCGCGTTGCGGTCGTGCTGCTCGCGGCCGGGGTCGCCGCCGCCGTGCTCTCGCCGCTGATCTGGCTGCTCGTCGGCGCCGCGGAGCTGTCGGCCGCCGAGGCGGTCGCGCTCCTCACGTCGAACACGACCGGCGACGTGCTCGTCAACAGCCTCGCGCTCGTCGGCATCGTCACCGCGGCGTCGGTCGCGTTGGGCGTCCCGCTGGCGGTGTTGACCGTCCAGACGGACCTCCCGTTCCGTCGGTTCTGGACCGTGCTCGCGGCGCTGCCGCTGGTCGTGCCGAGCTACATCGGCGCGTTCGCGTACGTGTCCGCGTTCGGTCCGAGCGGGGCGCTGCCGGACCTCCTGACCGACGTCGGACTCGGTGCCGTCGTCCCGTTGCTCCCGACGGTGTACGGGCTGGGCGGGACCGCGCTCGTCCTCACGCTGTTCACCTACCCGTACGTGTTCCTCACCACGCGCGCCTCGCTGCTGTCGTTCGACACGACGCAGTTGGAGGCGGCGCGCACGCTGAACCACTCGTACCCGCAGGCGTTCCGACGGGTGATCCTCCCCCAGATCGCGCCGGGCGTCACCGCGGGGGCGCTGCTGGTCGCGCTGTACACGCTGTCGGACTTCGGGACGCCCGCGATCATGCGCTTCGACGTGTTCACGCGCGTCATCTACGTGGAGTTGAACAGCTTCGGCGTCGGGCGGGCGAACGCAACGCTGCTGTCGATGCAGTTGCTCGCGGTCACGGCGGTGATCCTCGCGCTCGAATCGCGGGTCAGCGGCGACACCGCGGCGGGGTACGGGACGCCCTCCTCGGTCAAGTCGGTCGTCTCGCTTGGACCGGTCCGGTGGCTCGCGGCCTGCCTACCGGCGGTCGTGAGCGTGTTCACGCTGGCGCTGCCGGTCGGCATCCTCACGATGTGGCTGGTGCGCTCGGGACCGGGGTACAGCGGCGGCGGTCTCGCGTTCCGCCCCGAGTTCGCGACCAACTCCGTGTACGTGGCGGTGTTGACGGCGGCGGCGACGGTGCTGTTCGCGCTCCCGGTCGCCTACTACGCCGGCCGTTCGGACTCCCCGCTGTCGAAGGTCGTCGAGCGCGCGACGTACCTCGGCTACGCGATGCCGGGGGTCGTCCTCGGGCTGGCGCTGGTGTTCTTCTCCAGCCGGTGGCTGCTCGACACCTTCGGCCCGGGCGCCGCGCAGTTGGTGTACCAGTCGCTCCCGCTGCTCGTGTTCGCGTACGTCGTGCGCTTCCTCCCGCAGGCGGTCGGGTCGACCCGCTCGTCGGTGCTGGGCGTCGACCGCGACCTCGTGGGCGCCGCGCGCCTGCTCGGCGAGCCGCCGCGGGGCGCGTTCCGCCGCGTGACGCTGCCGCTCATCTCCCCGGGGCTGCTCGCGGGCGCGGCGCTGGTGTTCCTCACGACGATGAAGGAACTCGACACGACGCTCATCCTCCATCCGACAGGGTTTACAACGATAGTGACCTACATCTGGCGTGTTCAGGAGGCCGGATACTACGGCCGCGCCGCCTTGCCGGCGCTCGTGTTAGTGGCCGTCTCCGGGCTCTCGATGGTGCCGCTGCTCAGAGGACGCGACGATGACTGA
- a CDS encoding extracellular solute-binding protein gives MTDDDTTNGRRTYRRRKVLAGLGAAGAAGLAGCGALGGDSGTETGGAGRTTDGEDSVGAAFEEFRGSGPLAEGRADVGGTRIADLPNLSGELTIYLGGGEGGLYRDLLARFERIYPDFTYNAREAGTADTANTIISEGAATPADVFWSVDAGSLAAVANEGLTASLPSEVVDPVPDEFHPDDSWVGTAGRARAVPYNTDELSAEDVPDDVMAFPEVEGFRNAIGWAPTYGAFQSFITAMRLIEGEDATREWLRGMLDAGVTEYNNEFLVSNSVADGALNAGFANHYYALRVQAARPNAPIDLAFTSGDAGGLINVAGAAVTAASQNQDLAFTFVRHLLSAEAQEFFATRTYAYPMVGDIPPVGGLPPVSELNPPSIDLNELSNIQPTLDLMREVGVL, from the coding sequence ATGACTGACGACGACACGACGAACGGACGGCGGACGTATCGGCGACGGAAGGTGCTCGCCGGACTGGGTGCGGCGGGCGCGGCGGGACTCGCGGGCTGTGGCGCCCTCGGCGGCGACAGCGGGACCGAGACCGGCGGCGCCGGGCGAACCACCGACGGCGAGGACAGCGTCGGCGCGGCGTTCGAGGAGTTCCGTGGCTCCGGCCCGTTGGCCGAGGGGCGCGCCGACGTCGGCGGCACCCGCATCGCCGACCTGCCGAACCTCTCCGGGGAGCTGACGATCTACCTCGGCGGCGGCGAGGGCGGCCTGTACCGCGACCTGTTGGCGCGGTTCGAGCGGATCTACCCCGACTTCACGTACAACGCCCGCGAGGCCGGCACGGCCGACACGGCGAACACGATCATCAGCGAGGGCGCCGCGACCCCGGCCGACGTGTTCTGGTCGGTCGACGCCGGCTCGCTCGCGGCCGTCGCCAACGAGGGCCTCACGGCGTCGCTTCCGAGCGAGGTCGTCGACCCCGTCCCCGACGAGTTCCACCCCGACGACTCGTGGGTCGGCACCGCCGGCCGCGCCCGGGCGGTCCCGTACAACACCGACGAACTGTCCGCCGAGGACGTCCCGGACGACGTGATGGCGTTCCCCGAGGTGGAGGGGTTCCGGAACGCGATCGGTTGGGCGCCCACCTACGGCGCCTTCCAGTCGTTCATCACCGCGATGCGACTCATCGAGGGCGAGGACGCCACCCGCGAGTGGCTCCGGGGGATGCTCGACGCGGGCGTCACCGAGTACAACAACGAGTTCCTCGTGTCGAACTCGGTCGCCGACGGCGCGCTCAACGCGGGGTTCGCGAACCACTACTACGCGCTGCGCGTGCAGGCCGCCCGGCCGAACGCGCCGATCGATCTGGCGTTCACCAGCGGCGACGCGGGCGGGCTGATCAACGTCGCGGGCGCGGCGGTCACGGCGGCGAGCCAGAACCAGGACCTGGCGTTCACCTTCGTCCGACACCTGCTGTCGGCGGAGGCCCAGGAGTTCTTCGCCACCCGGACGTACGCCTACCCGATGGTCGGCGACATCCCGCCGGTCGGCGGCCTGCCGCCGGTGTCGGAGCTGAACCCCCCGAGCATCGACCTCAACGAGCTGTCGAACATCCAGCCGACGCTCGACCTGATGCGCGAGGTGGGCGTCCTGTGA
- a CDS encoding alpha-1 4-glucan-protein synthase: MSTSQDICVVVPTIREYECLREYVANARHHGFDTDRLFFVLVTEDFCDTDAMETMLDEEDVDGVVFDGSAREEWFADHDAAEFSHLIPAASHAQTSFGLLYLWAHDRFEYGVFIDDDTLPHPDEDYFGTHMENLAHEGDVESVSSDESWVNVLYQSDTDLYPRGYPYAAMDETVETDTEHVEEVVASQGLWTNVPDLDAVRILMDGDLQGQAQTLTESSDFRRDFVAAEGQYLTVCSMNLAFRREVVPAFYQLPMDDNEWEVGRFDDIWSGLFLKRAADELGKQVYNGGPLCEHNKAPRSTFDDLANEVAGLELNEHVWEVLDGVADGADSFEAAFAEMADALAEGDFDEWNNGAFLNHCGEYMRDWLDCLDRVEGAGTRAAAADAPEVPADD; this comes from the coding sequence ATGAGTACATCGCAGGACATCTGCGTCGTCGTCCCGACGATCCGGGAGTACGAGTGCCTCCGCGAGTACGTCGCGAACGCTCGTCACCACGGCTTCGACACGGACCGGCTGTTCTTCGTCCTCGTCACCGAGGACTTCTGTGACACCGACGCGATGGAGACGATGCTGGACGAAGAAGACGTCGACGGCGTCGTCTTCGACGGGAGCGCCCGCGAGGAGTGGTTCGCCGACCACGACGCCGCTGAGTTCTCGCACCTGATCCCCGCCGCGAGCCACGCGCAGACCTCCTTCGGCCTGCTGTACCTGTGGGCGCACGACCGCTTCGAGTACGGCGTGTTCATCGACGACGACACGCTCCCTCACCCCGACGAGGACTACTTCGGCACCCACATGGAGAACCTCGCCCACGAGGGCGACGTCGAGTCCGTCTCCTCCGACGAGTCGTGGGTGAACGTCCTCTACCAGTCGGACACGGACTTGTACCCCCGCGGCTACCCGTACGCAGCGATGGACGAGACGGTCGAGACCGACACCGAACACGTCGAGGAGGTCGTCGCCTCCCAGGGGCTGTGGACGAACGTCCCCGACCTCGACGCCGTGCGCATCCTCATGGACGGCGACCTGCAGGGACAGGCGCAGACGCTCACGGAGTCGTCCGACTTCCGGCGCGACTTCGTCGCCGCGGAGGGGCAGTACCTCACCGTCTGCTCGATGAACCTCGCGTTCCGCCGCGAGGTCGTCCCCGCGTTCTACCAGCTGCCGATGGACGACAACGAGTGGGAGGTGGGTCGCTTCGACGACATCTGGTCGGGGCTGTTCCTCAAGCGCGCGGCCGACGAACTCGGCAAGCAGGTGTACAACGGCGGCCCGCTGTGTGAGCACAACAAGGCGCCGCGCTCGACGTTCGACGACCTCGCGAACGAGGTCGCCGGGCTGGAACTGAACGAGCACGTCTGGGAGGTGCTCGACGGCGTCGCCGACGGCGCCGACTCCTTCGAGGCGGCGTTCGCCGAGATGGCCGACGCGCTCGCCGAGGGCGACTTCGACGAGTGGAACAACGGGGCGTTCCTCAACCACTGCGGCGAGTACATGCGCGACTGGCTCGACTGCCTCGACCGTGTCGAGGGCGCGGGGACGCGTGCGGCCGCCGCGGACGCCCCGGAGGTGCCCGCCGATGACTGA
- a CDS encoding PQQ-binding-like beta-propeller repeat protein, with amino-acid sequence MPSRRRYLAAVGASALATVAGCSGVTGRPAPSDPPAPETPPLDEDRQIYGSDGNWSSFGCNAGNTRSVHGIHAGEAPVDGVSEDWRVEVSGLQNRAPVVADGRVFLSGPEGLRVLDAADGSVLWHVDEIRHAPVVRGQTVYVADRSDPAVRALAADTGEPRWRVGTEATPVGPSMYPGSPLIVGAGERVHALDPDSGEQVWSRRLFGRVLSHPPVWSGFAVAVATDAGQVSLLSLDDGVGIHRTNLPARPTCPPSADTDAVYVTCLDGTTYALGGDQNGWGGSWTVDTQWTQGGLAIDSGLVFAGSVGDLHAIDSETGEVQWTHAVGEWDQTAPALGRDTLFVGGDRLWALDPTEGGGEAGPPVRFEQSFHGPVGPGPVLDGGTLYVVAETGESSTHLLALS; translated from the coding sequence ATGCCCTCCAGACGCCGCTACCTCGCCGCCGTCGGCGCGAGCGCGCTCGCGACCGTCGCGGGCTGTTCGGGTGTGACCGGTCGCCCGGCCCCGTCCGATCCGCCCGCCCCCGAGACGCCGCCGTTGGACGAGGACAGGCAGATCTACGGGTCGGACGGGAACTGGTCGAGTTTCGGCTGTAACGCCGGCAACACGCGGAGCGTCCACGGGATTCACGCCGGCGAGGCGCCCGTCGACGGCGTGAGCGAAGACTGGCGCGTCGAGGTGTCCGGCCTCCAGAACCGCGCACCAGTGGTCGCCGACGGCAGGGTGTTCCTCTCCGGGCCCGAGGGACTGCGCGTGCTCGACGCCGCCGACGGGAGCGTCCTGTGGCACGTCGACGAGATCCGCCACGCCCCGGTCGTGCGCGGCCAGACGGTGTACGTCGCGGACAGATCCGACCCCGCCGTTCGAGCGCTCGCGGCCGACACCGGTGAGCCACGGTGGCGTGTCGGGACCGAGGCGACGCCCGTCGGGCCGTCGATGTACCCGGGGTCGCCGCTGATCGTCGGCGCCGGCGAGCGTGTCCACGCGCTCGACCCCGACAGCGGCGAGCAGGTGTGGTCGCGCCGACTGTTCGGGCGCGTGCTGTCGCACCCGCCGGTGTGGAGCGGATTCGCCGTCGCCGTCGCGACCGATGCCGGGCAGGTGTCGCTGCTGTCGCTCGACGACGGCGTCGGAATCCACCGGACCAATCTTCCGGCTCGGCCGACGTGCCCGCCGAGCGCCGACACCGACGCGGTGTACGTCACCTGTCTCGACGGCACGACGTACGCGCTCGGCGGCGACCAGAACGGTTGGGGTGGCTCGTGGACGGTCGACACGCAGTGGACCCAGGGCGGACTCGCCATTGACTCGGGACTGGTGTTCGCCGGGAGCGTCGGCGACCTCCACGCTATCGACTCGGAGACCGGGGAGGTACAGTGGACCCACGCGGTCGGCGAGTGGGACCAGACCGCCCCCGCACTCGGTCGCGACACGCTGTTCGTCGGTGGCGACCGCCTGTGGGCGCTGGACCCGACCGAGGGAGGCGGCGAGGCCGGTCCGCCGGTCCGGTTCGAACAGTCGTTCCACGGTCCCGTCGGCCCGGGTCCCGTCCTCGACGGCGGCACGCTGTACGTCGTCGCCGAGACGGGCGAGTCGTCGACACACCTGCTCGCGCTGTCGTAG
- a CDS encoding GMC family oxidoreductase, which translates to MSAPDSAADRDRAPSPRADVCVVGAGPAGSLVAAHLATAGYDVVVLDAGPRFGDPTDRGGRADRADRTDRMERHLRPGDDRPIWDTGGDRDAYTASGERDYPLDAARVKGVGGSTLHWQAMVMRLHEQDFELASATGMGTDWPLDYDDLRPYYARAEEELSVAGASDNPFAPPREEPHPLPAFPPSYSDSLFAEACESVGLATHSVPNARNSEPTEEAGACVGYGTCKPVCPSGAKYDATRHVAVAEANGARVLDRVPVQRLDHDDAGDRVTAAVYATPDGTEHRQEAREFVVAAGGVETPRLLLLSESETYPDGLANSSGLVGRYFMDHLFAGMGGTLDEPTRQKHVGFNTTESHQFYDRPDDSRTAIKLEFLNYAGPAPSDVALSANTFGDDLLEEIRGAYGTHVAMGALVEQLPRRENRIRLDPSRTDDHGNPVPDVVWSLDAKTRATIERANEIQREVLTEMGVDVDWTVGPDNTGPAYHHMGTTRMGTDPAESVVDPQLRTHDLANLTLAGSSVFVTGGAMNPTLTIAALSLKAADHVAERL; encoded by the coding sequence GTGAGCGCGCCCGACTCGGCCGCCGACCGGGACCGCGCCCCCTCGCCCCGGGCCGACGTCTGCGTCGTCGGCGCCGGGCCGGCGGGGAGCCTCGTCGCGGCGCACCTCGCGACGGCGGGGTACGACGTCGTCGTCCTCGACGCCGGCCCCCGGTTCGGCGACCCGACCGACCGCGGAGGCCGCGCCGACCGCGCCGACCGCACCGACCGCATGGAGCGCCACCTGCGTCCCGGCGACGACCGACCGATCTGGGACACGGGCGGCGACCGGGACGCCTACACCGCCAGCGGCGAGCGCGACTACCCGCTCGACGCCGCGCGCGTGAAGGGGGTCGGCGGGAGCACGCTCCACTGGCAAGCGATGGTGATGCGCCTCCACGAGCAGGACTTCGAACTGGCGTCCGCGACGGGGATGGGCACCGACTGGCCGCTCGATTACGACGACCTCCGCCCGTACTACGCGCGCGCCGAGGAGGAACTGTCCGTGGCCGGCGCCTCGGACAACCCGTTCGCGCCGCCCCGCGAGGAGCCGCACCCGCTCCCGGCGTTCCCGCCGTCCTACAGCGACTCGCTGTTCGCGGAGGCGTGCGAGTCGGTGGGACTGGCGACCCACTCGGTGCCGAACGCCCGGAACTCCGAGCCGACCGAGGAGGCCGGCGCCTGCGTCGGCTACGGCACCTGCAAGCCCGTCTGCCCGTCGGGCGCGAAGTACGACGCCACCCGCCACGTCGCTGTCGCGGAGGCGAACGGCGCGCGCGTCCTCGACCGGGTCCCGGTCCAGCGACTCGACCACGACGACGCCGGCGACCGCGTGACGGCGGCGGTGTACGCGACGCCCGACGGCACCGAACACCGGCAGGAGGCCCGCGAGTTCGTCGTCGCGGCCGGCGGGGTCGAGACCCCGCGACTGCTGCTGCTCTCGGAGAGCGAGACGTACCCCGACGGTCTCGCGAACTCCTCGGGACTCGTGGGACGGTACTTCATGGACCACCTGTTCGCGGGGATGGGCGGGACGCTCGACGAGCCGACGCGCCAGAAGCACGTCGGGTTCAACACGACCGAGAGCCACCAGTTCTACGACCGGCCGGACGACTCGCGCACGGCGATCAAACTGGAGTTCCTCAACTACGCCGGTCCCGCGCCGTCGGACGTCGCGCTGTCGGCGAACACCTTCGGCGACGACCTGCTGGAGGAGATCCGCGGTGCCTACGGCACCCACGTCGCGATGGGCGCGCTCGTCGAGCAGTTGCCCCGGCGGGAGAACCGCATCCGGCTCGACCCCTCGCGCACGGACGACCACGGCAACCCCGTCCCGGACGTGGTGTGGAGTCTCGACGCGAAGACGCGTGCGACCATCGAGCGCGCGAACGAGATCCAACGCGAGGTACTGACCGAGATGGGCGTCGACGTGGACTGGACCGTCGGCCCCGACAACACTGGCCCCGCGTACCACCACATGGGGACGACCCGGATGGGGACCGACCCCGCCGAGAGCGTCGTCGACCCGCAGTTGCGCACCCACGACCTCGCGAACCTCACGCTCGCGGGCAGTTCCGTGTTCGTGACGGGCGGCGCGATGAACCCGACGCTCACCATCGCGGCGCTGTCGCTGAAGGCCGCCGACCACGTCGCCGAGCGACTGTAG
- a CDS encoding gluconate 2-dehydrogenase subunit 3 family protein — MELSRRDALAALAAAGAGSIAGCGAPRAADAATGQSAGGPTERAVGETELATLVAVAEVVYPSVVDGVEGFVRTYTGGRVDGAGAYAAGVADAVAALDAYARDVSGGRFVDLDRETRRETLDVMSVDVVEPDPDGTDAQRVRHYVVNELLYAFYTSPTGAGLAGLENPPGHPGGTVSYREGPGA, encoded by the coding sequence ATGGAGCTGTCGCGACGCGACGCCCTCGCCGCGCTGGCGGCTGCGGGCGCCGGTTCGATCGCCGGCTGCGGAGCGCCGAGGGCGGCCGACGCAGCGACGGGGCAGTCGGCTGGCGGGCCGACGGAGCGCGCGGTCGGCGAGACGGAGCTGGCGACGCTCGTCGCGGTGGCGGAAGTCGTGTACCCGAGCGTCGTCGACGGCGTCGAGGGGTTCGTGCGGACGTACACGGGCGGTCGCGTCGACGGCGCCGGCGCCTACGCCGCGGGCGTCGCCGACGCGGTCGCGGCCCTCGACGCGTACGCGCGGGACGTCTCCGGCGGCCGCTTCGTCGACCTCGACCGGGAGACGCGCCGGGAGACGCTCGACGTGATGAGCGTCGACGTCGTCGAGCCTGACCCCGACGGCACGGACGCCCAGCGCGTCCGCCACTACGTCGTGAACGAGCTGCTGTACGCGTTCTACACGTCGCCGACCGGCGCCGGGCTGGCCGGGCTGGAGAACCCGCCGGGCCACCCGGGCGGGACGGTTTCCTACCGGGAGGGACCGGGCGCGTGA